The Pseudonocardia broussonetiae DNA segment CGCGACGAGCGGGAGCCCGCCGCCGGGGTGCGCGGAGCCGCCGACGAGGTAGAGGCCCGGCACCGGGGAGCGGTTGGCCGGGCGCAGCAGCGCCGCGCGCGGCCCGTGCGACGCCGTCCCGTAGATGGCGCCGCCGGGGGTGCCCGTCTCGCGCTCGAGGTCGGCCGGGGTGCGCACCTCGCGCCACCGGACGCGGCCGCGCACGTCGGTGCCGCGGGCGGCGAGGACGCCCAGGACGTGGTCGGCGTAGCGCTCCGCCAGGCCCGCCTCGTCCCAGTCGACGCCGCGACCCGGGGCGTGCGGCGGCGCGTTGACCAGGACGAACCAGCCCTCGGCGCCGCCCGGGCGAAGGGCGGGGTCGTCGGGGGCGTGGACGTAGACGGTCGGGTCGGCCACCGGCGCCGGGCGGCGGCCGAGGACGGAGTCGAACTCGGCGTCGTAGTCGCGGGGGAACCACACGCGGTGCGCGGGCCCGGGCTCGTGACCCTCCAGCGCCAGCAGCAGCACGAACCCCGACAGCGACCGCGGCGCCCGGCGCAGCCCGCGGCGCACGCCCGCGCCGAGCCGGCGCGGCAGCAGGTGGTCGTAGAGCACGGACGCGTCGGCGTCGCACACGACGACGTCGGCCGGCACGCTCCCGCCCACGGTCGTCACCCCGCTCACGCGCCCGTCCGCGACCGTCACACCCGTCACCTCGGAGCCCAGGTGCACCTCGACGCCGAGCGCGCGGCAGCGCTCCAGCAGCGCGTCGGCGAGGCCGCGCAGCCCGCCGCGGACGTACCACGCGCCGAACCGCTGCTCGACGTACGGCGTCACGGAGAGCACCGACGGGGTCCGGCGCGGGTCGGAGCCGGAGTAGGTGGCGTAGCGGTCGAACCAGGCGCGCAGCCGCGGGTCGGGGAGCATCGAACGGCCGAGGCCGCGCAGCGTCCGCCACGGCGCGATGACGCGCAGG contains these protein-coding regions:
- a CDS encoding phytoene desaturase family protein, whose product is MSRVVVIGAGVGGLAAAARLAAQGHRVALHERSSTHGGKLGSFERDGFRFDTGPSLLTLPGVFDDLFAETGGPSGLDVVPVDPVCSYRFADGTALDMPHDPAAVPAALDAALGPGAGAQWSALHRRGARLWDLVGEDVLSRPLDGVGDLLRFSRRVRDLRVIAPWRTLRGLGRSMLPDPRLRAWFDRYATYSGSDPRRTPSVLSVTPYVEQRFGAWYVRGGLRGLADALLERCRALGVEVHLGSEVTGVTVADGRVSGVTTVGGSVPADVVVCDADASVLYDHLLPRRLGAGVRRGLRRAPRSLSGFVLLLALEGHEPGPAHRVWFPRDYDAEFDSVLGRRPAPVADPTVYVHAPDDPALRPGGAEGWFVLVNAPPHAPGRGVDWDEAGLAERYADHVLGVLAARGTDVRGRVRWREVRTPADLERETGTPGGAIYGTASHGPRAALLRPANRSPVPGLYLVGGSAHPGGGLPLVALSASIVAGLVGPA